The Blautia obeum ATCC 29174 region GGATTCCCGCCATCGCGTAACGCTTGGTAAATGCCTTCAAAAGAAACAGATTGTGATATCTGGATAACTGTGCTTTCAGTGTGTATCTGCCCGGTTCCTCCATAAAATCAAGAAAACATTCATCTACGACCAGAAGGATATCCATTTCTCTGCACACACGTAAAACCCGGAAAAGGAATTCTCTATCTATCGAAATTCCCGTTGGATTATTCGGATTGCAGAGAAATACCATATCAAGGTCTCTGTGCAGCCAGTTGATAAAACTGTCCTGCAGACTGAATCCCTCTTCTTCTCTGAGAAGTACATGTTCTACCTCACAGCCACAGCTCGTAAGCGCCTGCTCATATTCTGCAAAAGTAGGAACCGGAATCAGTGCTTTCTTCGGTTTTACTGCCTGACACAGAGAAAATACCAGTTCCGCCGCTCCATTTCCACAGATCACAGATTCGGATGCCACACCTTCATATTCGGCAATTGCTTTTTTCAAAGGTGCATATCCGACCTGCGGATAATCTTTCATATATTCAAGACTGTCACGTACCGCCTGCTTTACACTTTCCGGCGTTCCCAGTGGATTACAGTTTGCCGAAAAATCCAGACAGTTCTTATAAGTATAGATATTACCGCCATGTACGTGCTTCGTCATTCTTTTTCTCCTTTTTGTGTCCCGTTACAGAAACACAACGCGGAACAAAACACAGATGATCACGCCCAGAATCGCCGTTGCATACATCAGGCGATTCGCATAACGAATATCTTCTGTCTCTATTTCCCGAATCGCGTCTCCAATTGTAGGTTTCTCATATAATTTTCCAAAATAATATGCATTTCCCGCGAGCTGTACATCCAGTGCACCAGCCATTACAGCTTCTGTCTGTGCCGAATTCGGACTCGCATGATTTCTGCTGTCCCTTTTGAAAATACGGGATGCGTTTCTGCTGTCAAGTCCGATCACAAAAGCTCCGGCAACCATCAGCCAGCCGGAAATTCTGGATGGAAGATAATTGGCTGCATCATCCAGTTTCGCCGCACATCTTCCAAAATACAGATATTTATCATTTTTATACCCGAGCATGGAATCCATGGTATTGATTCCCTTATACAAAAACATTAAAGGTACACCACCGATTGCCATATAGATCATCGGTGCGATCACACCATCAGAAGTATTTTCTGCCACAGTCTCCACCGCTGCTTTGGTCACACCCTCTTCCGTCAGCTCCGCCGTATCACGTCCCACGATCATAGAAACCGCATGACGTGCATCCTCAATTGTTCCCTTTTTGAGTGCATCATAAACCTTCATGCTCTCATCACGCAATGATCTGGTAGCAAGCAGCTGATAGCACCAAAAGGTTTCCAAAAGCACACCCAAGGCCGGAAGATGAATATACAGAAAATACAAAACAAATGCCGGAACCAGTAATGTAATGACACAGATCAGTATTACTTCAACCAGTCCTCCAGCCAGTTCACCTTTTTCTGTTTTGGGAAATACTTTTCTGATTCCCTTCTCAAAACTGGAGATCAGCTTCCCGATCAGGCACACCGGATGGTACAACCATCTGGGATCTCCAAATATCAAATCTAAGATAAACCCTGCTGCCAGGGCAATTGTATGGTATGTATATATCAACTCTGTCACTCTCCCCGTCTGCTGTGGTATTTCATGCATTCTTTAAGAAAAGCCTCTGCAACTTTTGGATTTCCATAATAATAAAGATGTGGAAATCCAGCCAGCATAGTTTCTGTGCCATGAATACACTCCCAGTTTCTCATACTTTCCGGTTTTGCTGCATGAAATGCTTTCCCGCAGTTTTCAGAATCAAAATAATGAAATTCATGAGCAGGGATCTCTCCTAATGTCTCACATCCCAAAACTGAATGATTCTGTATTAATGTCACATAGCCAAAGCGATTCAGACGTGGTGTACGATATGCCCTGCCCGGAAGCACGCCTGCCATGTGGTAAAATTTTTTATCCATTGCTTCCATTTCTTCATGAAGATACATAAAGCCTCCGCATTCTGCCATACATGGCATACCACCGCTAAGTGCTTTTTGTATTTCTTCTCTCATAGATGTATTTTTTTCCAGTTCTTTTCCATTTAATTCCGGATAACCTCCATATAAAAGCAATCCATCCAGTCCAGCCGGTAATTTCTTATCTCTGATCGGAGAAAAGTGTACAAGCTCTGCCCCCATCTTTCGCAAAAGCCGGAAATTATCTTCATAGAAAAAGCAAAATGCTTCATCGTCCGCCACACCAATCCGAAGGGGATGTTTCAGACAGAAATCTATCCGAGGTTCTTTCGCAGATAATTCTCGTGCACTTTCTGCAAGCTGCAGGATTGCATCAATATCCAGAGTTTTTTCCAGAACCTTAGCCAGTCGGTGAAGGTTTTCTTTTAACTCAGGGATCTCATCCGGAAGCACTAACCCCAGATGCCGGCTCTCGATCACACAATCATCCATTTTGGGAACATATCCAAGAACTTTTATATTCAGTTCTTTCTCCAGAAGTTCTTTCATTCTTGGATAGAGCATTGGTGACATCTGATTAAAGATCACACCCTGTATATGACTGTCCTTCCTGTATTCCATAAAGCCTTTCACATATGCTGCAAGAGAAACACTCATACCTCTGCTGTTTACGATCAGAATCACAGGCGTATCTGTAACAGACGCCAGATCGTAAGCACTTGCTTTCGTTGTTGTCCCTGCAACACCGTCATAAAATCCCATTACTCCTTCCATAACAGAAATATCACAGTCCACCGCATTTTCACAGAAGAGATATTTTGTAGTTTCACTGTCTGTAAAAAAGGTATCCAGATTTCTTGATTTTGCGCCTATGACACGACTATGGAACATCGGATCAATATAGTCCGGCCCACATTTAAAAGATGCTGTTTTCAGGCCACGATTCACCAGTGCCTGCAAAAGTCCACATGTGATCAGCGTTTTTCCGCTTCCACTGGCTCCTGCTGCCAGGAGAATTCTTGCCGCTTTCATACAAAATTCTCCTTTTTATGCGCCTGTATGGTAATAATATAAATAGGATTTTCTCCCATCATCATATGATATCTACCGATTTCTTTGGATCTGGACACACCAAGCTGCACAACTTCACTCTCCCACTTCCACTCGCTGCGTTCTGTCTGCATTTCCTTTATGCAGGCCAAAGTTTCTCCGACCGTTTCAAGTGTAATACAATTTATGACCATACGAACCTGTGGATTTTTTTCAAGAAGAAGTTCCACAATTTCTTTCATATTTCCGGAAGATCCACCAATAAAAGCATGGGTAGGAGCCGGAAGTTCTTCCATTGCTTCAGGGGCCGTTCCTGCTATGATCCTCATATGATCTAGCGCAAATTTCTTTTTATTTTCCTCGAGAAGCACAAGTGCATCCTCTTTTTTCTCAATGGAATATACGCTTCCCTGACTTGCACGAAGTCCCATCTCCACAGATACAGAACCAGTTCCGGCCCCGATATCATAGCAGACCGAATCCTCTTTAAGACATAACTTTGCCAGCGAAACTGTTCGTACCTCTGTCTTGGTCATCGGTACTTTTCCACGGGTAAATGCATCATCTGGAAGTCCATGTGTGGTCAATGCTGTTTTTGCATCCGGATTCCAGGCACAAATCACACTCAAGGCATCTCCTCTGTAATCTGTAAGTTCCCTCGCCTGTTTTACAAATATTTTCTCATCCTCATAAGACAGATTCTCCCCGACATAAAGCTGCACTTCACCCATTCCATAATCCGTCAGTTTCTGTGCAAGATGTGCGGTTCCATCTGAAGTGCCAAGAATTGCAAAAACCTTCTGATTTGTTCGAATCAGGGATACCAGATTGCATACTCTTCCATGTGCACTGACAATCTTTGCATCATCCCATGAAAGACCAATTTTTGACATAAAATAAACAACAGAGGATATACCGCAGATGATTTCGGCATTTCCGTCCAAAGCTTTCAAAAGTCCTTTTGCCCCACTGTAAAAACCGACATCACCGGATAGTGCGATCACAACTTTTTCATATTCCGGATGTTTCTTAATATACTCTGCAATCTCAGCACTTCTGTATTCATAAAAGACATCCTGTCCCGGAAGCGCCACTGCATCTGCCATCCTTTTGGCGCCTATGATCAGATCCGCCTGTTCCACTGCCTCATTGCCCTGAATCGTCAATGTTTCCTTGCTTCCCATTCCAATTCCCAGGAGA contains the following coding sequences:
- the cobD gene encoding threonine-phosphate decarboxylase CobD: MTKHVHGGNIYTYKNCLDFSANCNPLGTPESVKQAVRDSLEYMKDYPQVGYAPLKKAIAEYEGVASESVICGNGAAELVFSLCQAVKPKKALIPVPTFAEYEQALTSCGCEVEHVLLREEEGFSLQDSFINWLHRDLDMVFLCNPNNPTGISIDREFLFRVLRVCREMDILLVVDECFLDFMEEPGRYTLKAQLSRYHNLFLLKAFTKRYAMAGIRLGYGITENTELLDAMTQVTQPWNISVMAQAAGIAALKETAYVEEGRQMVFREAKYLKEELQRLGMEVFPSEANYIFFHGPENLFEICVEQGVLIRDCSNYSGLRKGYYRVAVRTHEENQELIRAMRDGTTKAAVAHAEVLKQEEQA
- a CDS encoding cobyrinate a,c-diamide synthase codes for the protein MKAARILLAAGASGSGKTLITCGLLQALVNRGLKTASFKCGPDYIDPMFHSRVIGAKSRNLDTFFTDSETTKYLFCENAVDCDISVMEGVMGFYDGVAGTTTKASAYDLASVTDTPVILIVNSRGMSVSLAAYVKGFMEYRKDSHIQGVIFNQMSPMLYPRMKELLEKELNIKVLGYVPKMDDCVIESRHLGLVLPDEIPELKENLHRLAKVLEKTLDIDAILQLAESARELSAKEPRIDFCLKHPLRIGVADDEAFCFFYEDNFRLLRKMGAELVHFSPIRDKKLPAGLDGLLLYGGYPELNGKELEKNTSMREEIQKALSGGMPCMAECGGFMYLHEEMEAMDKKFYHMAGVLPGRAYRTPRLNRFGYVTLIQNHSVLGCETLGEIPAHEFHYFDSENCGKAFHAAKPESMRNWECIHGTETMLAGFPHLYYYGNPKVAEAFLKECMKYHSRRGE
- the cbiB gene encoding adenosylcobinamide-phosphate synthase CbiB — protein: MTELIYTYHTIALAAGFILDLIFGDPRWLYHPVCLIGKLISSFEKGIRKVFPKTEKGELAGGLVEVILICVITLLVPAFVLYFLYIHLPALGVLLETFWCYQLLATRSLRDESMKVYDALKKGTIEDARHAVSMIVGRDTAELTEEGVTKAAVETVAENTSDGVIAPMIYMAIGGVPLMFLYKGINTMDSMLGYKNDKYLYFGRCAAKLDDAANYLPSRISGWLMVAGAFVIGLDSRNASRIFKRDSRNHASPNSAQTEAVMAGALDVQLAGNAYYFGKLYEKPTIGDAIREIETEDIRYANRLMYATAILGVIICVLFRVVFL
- a CDS encoding bifunctional cobalt-precorrin-7 (C(5))-methyltransferase/cobalt-precorrin-6B (C(15))-methyltransferase, yielding MYKAIVFAGTTEGYEISRFLSENKVSVLACVATEYGSRSLEENEFLSIRAERLDKEQMQELFAAERPELVLDATHPYAAEVTVNIREACENTAVSYVRVLREGGVHKDAVYVENTEAAVDYLKHVSGNVLLTTGSKELSAYTEIPGYQERMFARVLSIQNVIETCRMLGFEGKNLIAMQGPFSKELNAAMLRQYDCRYLVTKDSGKAGGFEEKIQAATECGAIPVIIGRPVQEKGISVKECKRMLPEKFGFQPTPHVVLLGIGMGSKETLTIQGNEAVEQADLIIGAKRMADAVALPGQDVFYEYRSAEIAEYIKKHPEYEKVVIALSGDVGFYSGAKGLLKALDGNAEIICGISSVVYFMSKIGLSWDDAKIVSAHGRVCNLVSLIRTNQKVFAILGTSDGTAHLAQKLTDYGMGEVQLYVGENLSYEDEKIFVKQARELTDYRGDALSVICAWNPDAKTALTTHGLPDDAFTRGKVPMTKTEVRTVSLAKLCLKEDSVCYDIGAGTGSVSVEMGLRASQGSVYSIEKKEDALVLLEENKKKFALDHMRIIAGTAPEAMEELPAPTHAFIGGSSGNMKEIVELLLEKNPQVRMVINCITLETVGETLACIKEMQTERSEWKWESEVVQLGVSRSKEIGRYHMMMGENPIYIITIQAHKKENFV